A single Comamonas sp. NLF-1-9 DNA region contains:
- the uppS gene encoding polyprenyl diphosphate synthase has product MSLNPHIPHAAGAAAVPRHIAIVMDGNGRWAQRRLLPRLAGHRQGVEALRRCVKACAERGVAVLTVFAFSSENWSRPQDEVSGLMQLMGKALLREVPQLVQDGVRLHFVGERAGLSEAMRAALAEGEAATAGATRMVLNVCFNYGGRWDIAQAAARLAREGSAITEDSLQRAMALGHVSDPDLLVRTGGELRISNFLLWQAAYSELYFTDTLWPDFDEQALDAAIADYRARERRFGRTSEQLAGSAPVRERAC; this is encoded by the coding sequence ATGAGCCTGAATCCGCACATCCCGCACGCCGCTGGCGCCGCCGCCGTGCCGCGGCACATCGCGATCGTGATGGACGGCAATGGCCGCTGGGCCCAGCGGCGCCTGCTGCCGCGCCTGGCAGGGCACAGGCAGGGCGTGGAGGCCTTGCGCCGCTGCGTCAAGGCCTGCGCCGAGCGCGGCGTGGCGGTGCTCACGGTGTTCGCGTTCTCATCGGAAAACTGGAGCCGCCCGCAGGACGAGGTCTCGGGCCTGATGCAGCTCATGGGCAAGGCGCTGCTGCGCGAGGTGCCGCAGCTGGTGCAAGACGGCGTGCGCCTGCACTTCGTGGGCGAGCGCGCCGGCCTGTCCGAGGCCATGCGCGCGGCACTCGCCGAGGGCGAGGCGGCCACTGCCGGGGCCACGCGCATGGTGCTCAACGTCTGCTTCAACTACGGCGGGCGCTGGGACATTGCCCAGGCCGCCGCACGCCTGGCGCGCGAGGGCAGCGCAATCACCGAAGACAGCCTGCAGCGCGCCATGGCCCTGGGCCACGTAAGCGACCCCGACCTGCTGGTGCGCACGGGCGGCGAGCTGCGCATCAGCAACTTCCTGCTCTGGCAGGCGGCCTACAGCGAGCTCTACTTCACCGACACGCTCTGGCCCGACTTCGACGAGCAGGCACTCGACGCGGCCATCGCCGACTACCGCGCGCGCGAGCGCCGCTTCGGGCGCACCTCGGAGCAACTGGCAGGCAGCGCGCCGGTGCGCGAGCGCGCATGCTGA
- a CDS encoding ABC transporter permease, translated as MNSLVARAPWLERFWRAAQRWAIAWWRIMDLGAVVLVLLASPSSWGRHARARMALQIVRDTLPILLGFTVLAALISLVLTRIVVVTAFSYGLSRYALEMVVRVLVLELIPLTAALFVAMRTTIPSGARVAELRRLRRMPGTQFVRTEVLPRAVAGVYASVTLAALSCVVGLLMAYIGVYGANLAGFAGYTRMFGQVFTPQITLVFFLKTLFFSLAVALIPLAGGLHAHERHGSAPPSAGGGSLARMFAVLLLIETISLMGNYY; from the coding sequence ATGAACTCCCTGGTGGCGCGCGCACCCTGGCTGGAGCGCTTTTGGCGCGCCGCCCAGCGCTGGGCCATCGCCTGGTGGCGCATCATGGACCTGGGCGCGGTGGTGCTGGTGCTGCTGGCTTCGCCCTCCAGTTGGGGGCGGCATGCGCGCGCGCGCATGGCGCTGCAGATCGTGCGCGACACCTTGCCCATCCTGCTGGGCTTCACGGTGCTGGCGGCGCTCATCAGCCTGGTGCTCACGCGCATCGTCGTGGTCACCGCCTTCAGCTACGGCTTGTCGCGCTACGCGCTGGAGATGGTGGTGCGTGTGCTGGTGCTGGAGCTCATTCCGCTGACCGCGGCGCTGTTCGTGGCCATGCGCACCACGATACCGAGCGGCGCGCGGGTGGCAGAGCTGCGCCGGCTGCGGCGCATGCCCGGGACGCAGTTCGTGCGCACCGAGGTGCTGCCGCGCGCCGTCGCCGGCGTCTATGCCAGCGTCACGCTGGCGGCGCTGTCGTGCGTGGTGGGCCTGTTGATGGCCTACATCGGGGTGTATGGCGCCAACCTCGCGGGCTTTGCCGGCTATACGCGCATGTTCGGCCAGGTGTTCACGCCGCAGATCACGCTGGTGTTCTTTCTCAAGACGCTGTTCTTCAGCCTGGCGGTGGCGCTGATTCCGCTGGCCGGCGGCCTGCACGCGCACGAGCGCCACGGCAGCGCGCCGCCCTCTGCGGGCGGTGGCAGCCTGGCGCGCATGTTTGCCGTACTCTTGCTGATAGAGACGATTTCCCTCATGGGCAACTATTACTGA
- the rpsB gene encoding 30S ribosomal protein S2, whose product MSVTMREMLEAGVHFGHQTRFWNPKMAPFIFGHRNKIHIINLEQTLPMFQEAQKFARQLAANRGTILMVGTKRQAREIIAEQAQRAGMPYVDQRWLGGMLTNFKTVKTSLKRLKDMKAQQEAGLESMSKKEQLMFSRELAKLERDIGGIEDMAALPDAIFVIDVGYHKIAISEAKKLGIPLIGVVDTNHNPDGIDYVIPGNDDSAKAVALYARGIADAILEGKNNAVEEVAKAVASEGSDEFVEVQEPAA is encoded by the coding sequence ATGTCCGTCACCATGCGCGAAATGCTGGAAGCCGGTGTCCACTTCGGTCACCAGACGCGCTTCTGGAACCCCAAGATGGCCCCGTTCATTTTCGGCCATCGCAACAAGATCCACATCATCAACCTGGAGCAGACGCTGCCGATGTTCCAGGAAGCGCAGAAGTTTGCGCGCCAGCTCGCGGCCAACCGCGGCACCATCCTGATGGTGGGCACCAAGCGCCAGGCGCGCGAGATCATCGCCGAGCAGGCCCAGCGCGCCGGCATGCCCTACGTGGACCAGCGCTGGCTGGGCGGCATGCTGACCAACTTCAAGACTGTCAAGACCTCGCTCAAGCGCCTCAAGGACATGAAGGCCCAGCAGGAAGCGGGCCTGGAGAGCATGAGCAAGAAAGAGCAGCTCATGTTCAGCCGCGAGCTGGCCAAGCTCGAGCGCGACATCGGCGGCATCGAGGACATGGCGGCGCTGCCCGACGCCATCTTCGTGATCGACGTGGGCTACCACAAGATCGCGATTTCCGAAGCCAAGAAGCTCGGCATCCCGCTGATCGGCGTGGTGGACACCAACCACAACCCCGACGGCATCGACTACGTGATTCCCGGCAACGACGACTCGGCCAAGGCGGTGGCGCTGTATGCGCGCGGCATTGCCGACGCCATCCTCGAAGGCAAGAACAACGCCGTGGAAGAGGTGGCCAAGGCCGTGGCCAGCGAAGGCTCGGACGAATTCGTCGAAGTGCAGGAACCTGCCGCCTGA
- the frr gene encoding ribosome recycling factor: MTTADIQTQAKTKMEHSVEAFKHNLTKIRTGRASPALLDTIHVEYYGSMVPLSQVANVSLIDARTLSVQPWEKNMAAKVEKAIRESDLGLNPAAMGDLIRVPMPPMSEERRREMTKIVRAEGESAKVVVRNLRRDANDAVKKLVKDKEASEDEQKRSESEIQKLTDRHIAEIDALVAAKEQDIMAV; this comes from the coding sequence ATGACCACAGCCGACATTCAGACCCAAGCGAAGACCAAGATGGAACACTCCGTCGAGGCCTTCAAGCACAACCTGACCAAGATCCGCACCGGCCGCGCCAGCCCGGCGCTGCTGGACACCATCCATGTGGAGTACTACGGCTCCATGGTGCCGCTGTCGCAGGTGGCCAATGTCTCGCTGATCGATGCGCGCACCCTGAGCGTGCAGCCTTGGGAAAAGAACATGGCGGCCAAGGTGGAAAAGGCCATCCGCGAGAGCGACCTGGGCCTGAACCCCGCCGCCATGGGCGACCTGATCCGCGTGCCCATGCCGCCCATGAGCGAGGAGCGGCGCAGGGAGATGACCAAGATCGTGCGTGCCGAGGGCGAGTCGGCCAAGGTGGTGGTGCGCAACCTGCGTCGCGACGCCAACGACGCGGTCAAGAAGCTGGTCAAGGACAAGGAAGCGAGCGAGGACGAGCAAAAACGCTCCGAGTCAGAGATTCAAAAACTCACCGACCGGCATATTGCCGAGATCGACGCCTTGGTTGCCGCCAAGGAACAGGACATCATGGCGGTCTGA
- a CDS encoding phosphatidate cytidylyltransferase, with protein sequence MLKQRILTALVLLAVLLPALFYPSFVPLAVLTLVLIAAGCWEWGRLNGLAQGPALSLGALGALLCAASWQAGWILAAPPWLWTLAGAAWVVLGGWLLARGVGRWQQVARGLRLLGGLLALWLAWLAMARARALGINFLLSLLCLVWAADIFAYFAGRTFGRRKLAPAISPGKSWEGVFGGMAGVLVLALLWAWADAHWQAASPSFYSLLAARGLLWWLPALLFLAVMSVVGDLVESLVKRSVGAKDSSALLPGHGGVLDRIDALLPTLPLALMITEFAQA encoded by the coding sequence ATGCTGAAGCAACGCATCCTCACCGCGCTGGTGCTGCTGGCCGTCCTGCTGCCGGCGCTGTTCTACCCTTCTTTCGTGCCGCTGGCCGTGCTCACGCTGGTCTTGATCGCCGCCGGGTGCTGGGAGTGGGGCCGGCTCAATGGCCTGGCGCAAGGCCCGGCGCTGAGCCTGGGCGCGCTCGGCGCGCTGCTGTGCGCGGCGAGCTGGCAGGCGGGCTGGATTCTTGCCGCGCCGCCCTGGCTCTGGACCCTGGCGGGCGCGGCCTGGGTGGTGCTGGGCGGCTGGCTGCTGGCGCGTGGCGTGGGGCGCTGGCAGCAGGTGGCGCGCGGCCTGCGCCTGCTGGGCGGGTTGCTCGCGCTGTGGCTGGCGTGGCTGGCGATGGCGCGGGCGCGCGCGCTGGGCATCAACTTCCTGCTGTCGCTGCTGTGCCTGGTGTGGGCGGCGGACATCTTTGCCTACTTTGCCGGGCGCACTTTCGGGCGGCGCAAGCTCGCGCCCGCCATCAGCCCGGGCAAGAGCTGGGAGGGCGTGTTCGGCGGCATGGCCGGGGTGCTGGTGCTGGCGCTGCTCTGGGCCTGGGCGGACGCGCATTGGCAGGCGGCATCGCCCAGCTTCTACAGCCTGCTGGCGGCGCGCGGGCTGCTGTGGTGGCTGCCGGCGCTGCTCTTTCTGGCGGTGATGAGCGTGGTCGGCGACCTGGTGGAATCGCTGGTCAAGCGCAGCGTCGGCGCCAAGGACAGCAGCGCCCTGCTGCCCGGGCATGGCGGGGTGCTCGACCGCATCGACGCGCTGCTGCCGACGTTGCCGCTGGCGCTGATGATCACGGAATTTGCCCAAGCATGA
- the pyrH gene encoding UMP kinase: MSAQAIPHRILLKLSGEALMGDDAFGINRATIVRMVQEIAEVTQMGVQVAVVIGGGNIFRGVAGGSEGMDRATADYMGMLATVMNALALADTMNKQGLTARVMSAIGIQEVVEPYVRPKALQYLEEGKVVVFAAGTGNPFFTTDTAAALRGAEIGADLVLKATKVDGVYSADPKKDPAATRYARLSFDEAMVKNLGIMDATAFALCRDQKLPIRVFSIFKPGAFKRVVLGEDEGTLVYA; encoded by the coding sequence ATGAGCGCCCAAGCCATCCCCCATCGCATCCTGCTCAAGCTGTCGGGCGAGGCGCTGATGGGCGACGACGCCTTCGGCATCAACCGCGCGACCATCGTGCGCATGGTGCAGGAGATCGCCGAGGTCACGCAGATGGGCGTGCAGGTGGCGGTGGTGATAGGCGGGGGCAACATCTTTCGCGGCGTCGCCGGCGGCTCCGAGGGCATGGACCGGGCCACGGCCGACTACATGGGCATGCTTGCTACCGTGATGAACGCGCTGGCGCTGGCGGACACCATGAACAAGCAGGGCCTGACGGCGCGCGTGATGTCGGCCATCGGCATCCAGGAAGTGGTCGAGCCCTATGTGCGCCCCAAGGCGCTGCAATACCTTGAAGAGGGCAAGGTGGTGGTGTTTGCCGCCGGCACCGGCAACCCCTTCTTCACTACCGACACCGCGGCGGCGCTGCGCGGCGCCGAGATCGGCGCCGACCTGGTGCTCAAGGCGACCAAGGTCGATGGCGTCTACAGCGCCGACCCCAAGAAAGACCCCGCGGCTACGCGCTACGCGCGCTTGAGCTTTGACGAGGCCATGGTGAAGAACCTGGGCATCATGGACGCCACAGCGTTTGCGCTGTGCCGTGACCAGAAGCTGCCGATCCGCGTGTTCTCCATCTTCAAGCCCGGGGCATTCAAGCGCGTCGTGCTCGGCGAGGACGAGGGCACGCTGGTTTACGCTTGA
- a CDS encoding MlaD family protein, protein MVDPLTEAAPHPEEPLRPIAHLRLKALGLLFFTALLIAGSVLYLLYARGAFEATQRLVLVTDDSEGVSVGMDMTFSGFPIGRVRTIDLASDGSVHIAVDVARKEAHWLRESSVFTLVRGLVGGTTIKAYSGVLSDPPLGDGAERPVIRGDVGAEVPQILNSARQLLDNLNQMTGQGSELATTLAQVRLLVQKLNGPGGALAALLGDDARSSQINALLQQAGELLRRSNALMARLDTMGAKADRQLFGAGRDAGLMSEVRAGATELGALLQDARQSLKRVDAVLADAQAVSRNAREASTDLSALRAEVDASLRKVQDLIDEVNRKWPFARDTELKLP, encoded by the coding sequence ATGGTCGACCCGCTGACCGAAGCAGCCCCCCACCCCGAAGAGCCCCTGCGCCCGATCGCGCATCTGCGCCTGAAGGCGCTGGGCCTGCTGTTTTTCACCGCGCTGCTGATCGCCGGCTCGGTGCTCTACCTGCTGTATGCGCGCGGCGCCTTCGAGGCGACGCAGCGCCTGGTGCTGGTCACCGACGATTCCGAGGGCGTGAGCGTGGGCATGGACATGACGTTCTCCGGCTTTCCCATAGGCCGGGTGCGCACCATAGACCTGGCCAGCGACGGCAGCGTGCACATCGCGGTCGACGTGGCGCGCAAGGAAGCGCACTGGCTGCGCGAGTCCAGCGTGTTTACGCTGGTGCGCGGCCTGGTGGGCGGCACGACCATCAAGGCCTACAGCGGCGTGCTCAGCGACCCGCCGCTGGGCGACGGCGCCGAACGCCCGGTCATCCGCGGCGACGTGGGCGCGGAGGTGCCGCAAATCCTCAATAGCGCGCGCCAATTGCTGGACAACCTCAACCAGATGACCGGGCAGGGCTCGGAGCTGGCGACAACGCTGGCGCAGGTGCGCCTGCTGGTGCAAAAGCTCAACGGCCCGGGCGGCGCGCTGGCGGCGCTGCTGGGCGACGATGCGCGCAGCAGCCAGATCAACGCGCTGCTGCAGCAGGCAGGCGAGCTGCTGCGCCGCAGCAACGCGCTGATGGCGCGCCTGGACACCATGGGCGCCAAGGCCGACCGCCAGCTCTTCGGCGCCGGCCGCGACGCCGGCCTGATGAGCGAGGTGCGCGCCGGCGCGACCGAGCTCGGCGCCCTGCTGCAGGACGCGCGCCAGAGCCTCAAGCGCGTGGACGCGGTGCTGGCCGACGCCCAGGCGGTGAGCCGCAACGCGCGCGAAGCCAGCACCGACTTGTCGGCCCTGCGCGCCGAGGTGGACGCGAGCCTGCGCAAGGTGCAAGACCTGATCGACGAGGTCAATCGCAAATGGCCGTTCGCGCGCGACACGGAGCTCAAGCTGCCATGA
- a CDS encoding NAD(P)H-hydrate dehydratase — protein sequence MRAVGTLERLPLHASAATRALEASAAARLPAHTLMQRAGQALAALGHALAPHARRVWVLCGPGNNGGDGLLAAALLQRRGLAVSVTLLAEPQHLPEDAAWARRQACAAGVAFVDGAPELAPQDLCVDALLGLGLSAAARAQPPAPRLLQALRQLRASGATVLCADLPSGLLGDTGCWAPGFEDLPPATGALHTLSLLTLHPGLFTAHGRDAAGTLWCDDLQTDTSAEPAAALLCGRPQPAARAHASHKGSFGDVAILGGEGLGARGMGMTGAAVLAGIAALHAGAGRVLLALLDGGASQDLPAWPELMLRRPDALVLQQGSVVCGCGGGQAVAPLLARVLAEATRLVLDADALNALAQSAPLQQALAARASQAGHATVLTPHPLEAARLLGSSAGEVQADRLRAASALAERHRCTVVLKGSGSIIATAGQTPGINPTGNAKLATAGSGDVLAGLIGARLAALAAPDGASIQQAVCDACWQHGALADHWPAGRALTASALAQALTPCAA from the coding sequence ATGCGCGCCGTCGGTACGCTTGAGCGCCTGCCGCTGCATGCCAGCGCCGCCACGCGCGCGCTGGAGGCCAGCGCCGCCGCTCGCCTGCCGGCGCACACGCTGATGCAGCGCGCCGGCCAGGCGCTGGCCGCGCTGGGGCATGCGCTTGCGCCCCATGCGCGCCGCGTCTGGGTGCTCTGCGGCCCGGGCAACAACGGCGGCGACGGGCTGTTGGCCGCAGCGCTGCTGCAGCGCCGCGGCCTGGCGGTATCGGTGACGCTGCTGGCCGAGCCGCAGCACCTGCCCGAAGACGCCGCCTGGGCTCGGCGCCAGGCCTGTGCGGCCGGCGTGGCCTTTGTCGATGGTGCGCCCGAGCTCGCCCCGCAAGACCTGTGCGTGGACGCGCTGCTCGGCCTGGGCCTGAGCGCAGCCGCGCGCGCCCAGCCCCCCGCGCCCCGCCTGCTGCAGGCGCTGCGCCAGCTGCGCGCAAGCGGCGCCACCGTGCTCTGCGCCGACCTGCCTTCAGGCCTGCTGGGCGACACCGGATGCTGGGCGCCGGGCTTTGAAGACCTGCCGCCGGCCACCGGCGCGCTGCACACCTTGTCGCTGCTCACGCTGCACCCGGGGCTGTTCACCGCCCATGGGCGCGACGCGGCCGGCACGCTCTGGTGTGACGATCTGCAAACCGACACCAGCGCCGAGCCCGCGGCCGCCCTGCTTTGCGGCCGGCCGCAGCCGGCGGCGCGCGCGCACGCCAGCCACAAGGGCAGTTTTGGCGACGTGGCCATCCTCGGCGGCGAAGGCCTGGGCGCGCGCGGCATGGGCATGACGGGCGCCGCCGTGCTCGCGGGCATCGCCGCCTTGCATGCGGGCGCGGGGCGGGTGCTGCTGGCCTTGCTGGACGGGGGCGCGAGCCAGGATTTGCCCGCCTGGCCCGAGCTGATGCTGCGCCGCCCCGATGCGTTGGTGCTGCAGCAAGGCAGCGTGGTTTGCGGCTGCGGCGGGGGCCAGGCGGTAGCGCCGCTGCTCGCGCGCGTGCTGGCCGAGGCCACGCGCCTGGTGCTCGACGCCGACGCGCTGAACGCCCTGGCGCAGAGCGCGCCGCTGCAGCAGGCGCTGGCCGCGCGCGCCAGCCAGGCGGGGCACGCCACGGTGCTCACGCCCCACCCGCTGGAAGCCGCGCGCCTGCTGGGCAGCAGCGCCGGCGAGGTACAGGCCGACCGCCTGCGGGCCGCCAGCGCCCTGGCCGAGCGCCACCGCTGCACCGTGGTGCTCAAGGGTTCGGGCAGCATCATCGCGACTGCGGGGCAAACGCCGGGCATCAACCCCACGGGCAATGCCAAGCTGGCCACGGCCGGCAGCGGCGACGTGCTCGCCGGGCTGATCGGCGCGCGGCTGGCCGCCCTGGCGGCGCCCGATGGTGCCAGCATTCAGCAAGCCGTTTGCGACGCCTGCTGGCAGCACGGGGCGCTGGCCGACCACTGGCCGGCCGGGCGCGCTCTGACGGCGTCGGCGCTGGCGCAGGCGCTCACGCCCTGCGCCGCTTGA
- the rseP gene encoding RIP metalloprotease RseP: MLLTVLAFVFALALLIAVHEYGHYRVAVACGVKVLRFSIGFGKPLLRWQRKGSPTEFVLAAFPLGGYVRMLDEREAPVAPEERHLAFNNQSLRKRAAIVAAGPLANLVLAVLLYALVNWMGVMQPAPYLARPEPQTIASQAGVQGGEQVLAAALGDESLEPVRSFEDLRWLLVRAALDGQDVLLQLRREAGAAPELLRLPLARLGAHEPDAALLGQIGITGPLTPPVLGELMPGGAAERLGLRSGDVVQRIGAVRVHDGQQLRALIRASVHDGQPLAQTWQIERDGRVLDILVTPELQLQEGQPTGRIGAWVGGAPEMLMVRYGPWEGLARGVQRTWEVSALTLRMMGRMLIGQASVKNLSGPLTIADYAGKSAHMGLSAYLVFLALISVSLGVLNLLPLPVLDGGHLMYYLWEGVTGRGVSDAWMERLQRGGVALLLVMMTIAVFNDFTRLFG, encoded by the coding sequence ATGTTGCTCACCGTTCTAGCCTTTGTCTTCGCGCTGGCGCTGTTGATCGCCGTGCATGAATACGGCCACTACCGCGTGGCCGTGGCCTGCGGCGTCAAGGTGCTGCGTTTTTCCATAGGCTTTGGCAAGCCGCTGCTGCGCTGGCAGCGCAAGGGCTCGCCTACCGAGTTCGTGCTTGCGGCCTTCCCGCTCGGCGGCTATGTGCGCATGCTCGACGAGCGCGAGGCGCCGGTCGCGCCCGAAGAGCGCCATCTGGCTTTCAACAACCAGAGCCTGCGCAAGCGCGCCGCCATCGTCGCCGCCGGCCCGCTGGCCAATCTGGTACTGGCGGTGCTGCTGTACGCGCTGGTCAACTGGATGGGCGTGATGCAGCCCGCACCCTACCTGGCCCGGCCCGAGCCGCAAACCATCGCCAGCCAGGCCGGCGTGCAGGGCGGCGAGCAGGTGCTCGCGGCCGCGCTGGGTGACGAAAGCCTGGAGCCGGTGCGCTCCTTCGAAGACCTGCGCTGGCTGCTGGTGCGCGCCGCGCTCGACGGCCAGGACGTGCTGCTGCAGCTACGCCGCGAAGCCGGCGCCGCGCCCGAGCTGCTGCGCCTGCCGCTCGCGCGGCTTGGCGCGCACGAGCCGGACGCCGCGCTGCTCGGCCAGATCGGCATCACCGGCCCCTTGACGCCGCCGGTTCTGGGCGAGCTGATGCCCGGGGGCGCCGCCGAGCGCCTGGGCCTGCGCAGCGGCGACGTGGTGCAGCGCATTGGCGCGGTGCGCGTGCACGACGGCCAGCAACTGCGCGCGCTGATCCGCGCCAGCGTGCACGACGGCCAGCCGCTGGCCCAGACCTGGCAGATTGAGCGCGACGGGCGGGTGCTCGACATCCTCGTCACGCCCGAGCTGCAGCTGCAAGAGGGCCAGCCGACAGGGCGCATCGGCGCCTGGGTGGGCGGCGCGCCCGAGATGCTGATGGTGCGCTACGGCCCCTGGGAGGGCCTGGCGCGCGGCGTGCAACGCACCTGGGAGGTGTCGGCGCTCACGCTGCGCATGATGGGGCGCATGTTGATCGGCCAGGCCTCGGTGAAGAACCTCAGCGGGCCGCTCACCATTGCCGACTACGCGGGCAAGTCGGCGCACATGGGTCTGAGCGCTTACCTGGTGTTCCTGGCGCTGATCAGCGTCAGCCTCGGGGTGCTCAACCTGCTGCCGCTGCCGGTGCTCGATGGGGGGCACCTGATGTATTATCTTTGGGAGGGAGTGACCGGCCGTGGCGTGTCCGACGCCTGGATGGAGCGACTGCAACGTGGTGGCGTCGCACTGCTCCTGGTGATGATGACCATCGCCGTGTTCAACGATTTCACCCGGTTGTTTGGCTGA
- the ispC gene encoding 1-deoxy-D-xylulose-5-phosphate reductoisomerase, translating to MKQRLTILGSTGSIGTNTLDVVARHPERYEVFALSAATRVDALLAQCARFRPCFAVMASSAHARELAEKLKANSLPTQVLQAPDALEQIASHAEADAVMAAIVGAAGLAPCIAAARAGKRLLLANKEALVVGGEVFLRAVREGGATLLPIDSEHSAIFQSLPEDRSCWARRVDHVLLTASGGPFRTREPALLREVTPDEACAHPNFRMGRKISVDSATMMNKALEVIEARWLFDLAPEQIKVVIHPQQIIHSMVQFVDASIIAQLGTPDMRVPIACGLAWPERVASGAAPLDFSQLAALTFEEADARRFPGLHLSWQALAAPAGTTAVLNAANEIAVAAFLERRIRFDQIHAVNRATLERVTPSKPDTLAALLELDAHSRAVAAEQAARLQ from the coding sequence ATGAAACAGCGCCTCACGATACTGGGCTCGACCGGCTCCATAGGCACAAACACGCTGGACGTGGTCGCGCGCCACCCCGAGCGCTACGAGGTGTTTGCGCTCAGCGCCGCCACCCGGGTCGACGCGCTGCTCGCGCAATGCGCGCGCTTCAGGCCGTGCTTTGCCGTCATGGCCAGCAGCGCGCATGCGCGCGAACTCGCTGAAAAACTCAAGGCAAACAGCCTGCCAACGCAGGTGCTGCAAGCGCCAGATGCTCTGGAACAAATAGCGTCGCACGCCGAGGCGGATGCGGTCATGGCGGCCATCGTCGGTGCGGCGGGCCTGGCGCCCTGCATTGCCGCAGCGCGCGCGGGCAAGCGCTTGCTGCTGGCCAACAAGGAGGCGCTGGTCGTCGGCGGCGAGGTTTTTCTGCGCGCGGTGCGCGAGGGCGGCGCGACGCTGCTGCCGATAGACAGCGAGCACTCGGCCATCTTCCAGAGCCTGCCCGAAGACCGCAGTTGCTGGGCGCGGCGGGTGGACCACGTGCTGCTCACCGCTTCGGGCGGGCCGTTTCGCACGCGCGAGCCGGCGCTGCTGCGCGAAGTCACGCCCGACGAGGCCTGCGCGCATCCGAACTTTCGCATGGGGCGCAAGATTTCGGTCGATTCCGCGACCATGATGAACAAGGCGCTGGAGGTGATCGAGGCGCGCTGGCTGTTTGACCTCGCTCCCGAGCAGATCAAGGTCGTCATCCACCCGCAGCAGATCATCCATTCCATGGTGCAGTTCGTCGACGCGTCCATCATCGCGCAGCTCGGCACGCCCGACATGCGCGTGCCGATTGCCTGCGGCCTGGCCTGGCCCGAGCGCGTGGCCAGTGGCGCCGCGCCGCTCGACTTCAGCCAGCTTGCGGCGCTCACCTTTGAAGAGGCCGATGCGCGGCGCTTTCCTGGCCTGCACCTGTCCTGGCAGGCGCTGGCGGCGCCCGCTGGCACCACGGCGGTGCTCAACGCCGCCAACGAGATCGCGGTCGCGGCCTTTCTCGAGCGGCGCATCCGCTTCGACCAGATTCACGCCGTCAACCGTGCAACTTTGGAGCGCGTCACGCCCTCCAAGCCCGATACCCTGGCGGCGCTGCTCGAGCTCGATGCGCACAGCCGGGCGGTCGCGGCCGAGCAGGCCGCGCGCTTGCAATAA
- the tsf gene encoding translation elongation factor Ts: MAAITASMVAQLRAKTDAPMMECKKALTEADGDLAKAEEILRVKLGTKAGKAASRVTAEGVIAAHIDGEVGAIVEVNSETDFVSKNESFIAMANAAARLVAEHNPADLDALGALAYSQDGYGPTLEDVRKGLIGKIGENMSLRRFQRFAGTPLAHYLHGTRIGVVVQYEGDASAAKDVAMHVAAMKPKALTAADVPAELIETERSVAAAKAAESGKPADIAAKMVEGSVQKFLKEVTLLSQPFVKNDKQSVEQMLKEHKTSVKGFTLYVVGEGIEKKQDDFAAEVAAQVAAAQSGS; this comes from the coding sequence ATGGCAGCTATCACTGCAAGCATGGTGGCGCAGCTGCGCGCCAAGACCGACGCCCCGATGATGGAATGCAAGAAGGCGCTGACCGAGGCCGACGGCGACCTGGCCAAGGCCGAGGAGATCCTGCGCGTCAAGCTCGGCACCAAGGCCGGCAAGGCCGCCTCGCGCGTCACCGCCGAGGGCGTGATCGCCGCGCACATCGACGGTGAGGTGGGGGCGATCGTCGAGGTCAACAGCGAAACCGACTTCGTCTCCAAGAACGAGAGCTTCATCGCCATGGCCAACGCTGCTGCGCGCCTGGTGGCCGAGCACAACCCGGCCGACCTGGACGCATTGGGCGCGCTGGCCTATAGCCAAGACGGCTATGGCCCGACGCTGGAAGACGTGCGCAAGGGCCTGATCGGCAAGATCGGCGAGAACATGTCGCTGCGCCGCTTTCAGCGCTTTGCCGGCACGCCGCTGGCGCACTACCTGCACGGCACGCGCATCGGCGTGGTGGTGCAGTACGAGGGCGACGCCAGCGCCGCCAAGGACGTGGCCATGCATGTGGCCGCGATGAAGCCCAAGGCGCTGACCGCCGCCGACGTGCCGGCCGAGCTGATCGAGACCGAGCGCAGCGTGGCCGCGGCCAAGGCGGCCGAGTCGGGCAAGCCAGCGGACATCGCGGCCAAGATGGTCGAAGGTTCGGTGCAGAAATTCCTCAAGGAGGTGACGCTGCTGAGCCAGCCCTTCGTGAAGAACGACAAGCAGAGCGTCGAGCAGATGCTCAAGGAGCACAAGACCAGCGTCAAGGGCTTCACGCTCTACGTGGTGGGCGAGGGCATCGAGAAGAAGCAGGACGACTTCGCCGCCGAAGTGGCCGCCCAGGTGGCCGCCGCCCAGTCGGGCAGCTGA